The Capricornis sumatraensis isolate serow.1 chromosome 20, serow.2, whole genome shotgun sequence genome contains the following window.
AACCAAAGCACAGCAAATGTGATAACCAAGATAGCCTCTAACCTCATGAAGTTCCCAGTCcagcagggagagagacagacccATCCCCAGACATTGGCACTCAGCGATCTGGACTGGGCTGAGAAAAGCCTAGGGGACTGGAGGCATCCAGCAGAGGTGCCTGACCCCACCCAGGGGTGTATGAAGGGGATTCTTGAAAGGCGGGTTGCCAGAGTTGAAATCTGAAGGATGAGGAAAGGGCCTCCTAAGAGAAGAGGTGGGAGGGACacgccaggcagagggaacagaggGTCAGATGGGTCAGGGTGAGCGAAGAGGCTTATGTGTCAGAAGCCAGAACACAGAGCACCTCCGCGTGCATCAGTGCAGATCATCCTCTCTGTTTTCGGTATCCCGCACGAAAACTCCGGCGAGCCAGcatcctgggtgagccttgcagATGCCAGTCCCTGTGCCTGAGTGATTGTCTTTTCTATGCCTCCATAGCTTGCTGCTTCCTTCCAGTCTTTACATAAATGTCACTGGGTGTGAGGGCTTCATGGCCTTCAGTATAAAATTTAAACCTCCCTTTCCCACTTTATTTGATTTTCCGTCTTACTAATCTCCCTTTGACATACTGTGGAGTTTTCTTCAGTACTtggaacagagcctggcacacagaggaTGCTCAGTGATTCACTGTTGAATGATGAAGTGAATCCAGAAAATAAGACTTAGAAAATGGTATGATTAACACTGTTTTGCAGAAGAGAAAACTTAGCTTCAGGATGGAATTGACTTTCCTAAGGAGGAACATGGGTAGATcatctctttcatttattcataacTACTCATTGAGCATACATGATGTGCCAGGGGTATAGCCATGAATCAAATTTGAGAAGGTCTCTGTTTTAGCTTTGTCCAGTATGTGAGGTAGTTGTTAGCTAAACATTCACAGAAATAAATGGGAAGGATTAGTGAGATGAGGCCCATACAGAAGGACATCACAGAGCTGGAAGATCATATACTGTGAAGCCTGACCCATCAGCAAGatccaggaggccttcctggaggaggtgctgACTAAGCAGAGACCTGAAGAATAGGAAGAATTAACTAAAGAAGGGAAAAGCATGCtccaggaggagggcacagcatgTACACTCTCAGATGGGAGGGAGCAGAGTAGGTATGGGGGCTGAagagtgacttctcttgtggaggGAAGTGGTAGCCAGGGGAGGGTCCTGGTATGAGTCAGGTGTTAACAGGTGCTCTCTGACTGCCTGTGGGGGAATGACTGGAGGACAGAAAAGTAGGGAGACCAAGGAGGAGGCTGCTTCCATAGCTGGGTCCAGGACCCagttgaagtgatgggacctggaCCATAGTGGGAGTCGGTCAGGACTGTGTTGGGCTCACAGTCCTAAAACTGTGAACTAGAACTCACAGCCCCTAGAACGGACTGGGCTGACCTAGGCAGTCTCACCCTAGGGATGCTGGGTGGATCACGCAGGGTAGTGGCATCTCCAACAGGAGGGTTTTACACATGGATTCAGGTACAGGCTGGCTGCTGACTGATGTGGCCACACAAGGAAAGTTTCCTAAAGGTGGAGCCTCTggagaatttgtatttttttaattggttaatttattttaattggagaataattattttacaatattgtgatggtttttgccatacattagcaTGAAtaagccacaggtatacatgtgtcccccttatcctgaatccccctcccacctgcctcccctgtattttttctaaaattctttttctgtttctaaatatCACCCCTATTTCTTATAGCAGTGAACAACAGCAATCTCAAACTTACAAAAATCCCTAATGTAGAAAATAGACATTCTTAGTGATCCTTGGCCAGAGATAAGGGCCATTTCTATTTTGCTGAGCGACTCCACCCGAACATTTTAGGGTGTTCCTGACCTCTGTCTTTCTCCCACATCCACATCTAATCTCTCTGCAGCCCCTGTTGGCTCCACCCACAAAATCTATCCAGAATCTAAACTCTGCTCCCCAGTACCCCCATACTGACCCCACCTCCATccttcccttccacagcccccccaccccaccgcagGGCCATCACAtcgcctctccctgcccccatcccagtGCCTCTCCGTCTGCTTCCCACACTCAGCTGAGGGAGCCTGTGAGCCCCTGAGTCAGATCAGAGCCCTCCTAGTGGGCCCTTTCATAGCTGCATCTCATTGTGGGTAAAAGCCAAAATCCTCaatggtcttttgtgtctcccaCTTTCCCTGTGGCTCATTCCACTCCTACCTCACTGGCCCTGCTGTTCCTCAAAGGAGCTAAAGACGTTTATACAGCTGGGGCTTTGTGCCCGTTGTTCCTCCTGGCCTTGTCTCAGGTATCCCTTCCTAACAGAAGCCTCTTCAAGTTGTATTTGTCTGCATAGAACCTTGTCGTTGTCTGGTGTTTAATACACatctttgtgcatttttttccagTTGGTCTCCCAACAGAATGGTCACTTCTTGAGGGCAGGGATTGATATGATTTTGCACTGTGGCCCTAGTACCCATCACCCAGGTttctcaggtgatgctagtggtaaagatcctgcctgccagtgaggagacataagaggcatgggttcaatccctgggtcaggaagatcctctggaggaggccgTGGCAaccattctaatattcttgcctggagagtcccatggacagaggagcctgacaggctacagtccatgggttcacaaagagttggacacaggtgaagtgacttagtactAGTACTCAGCACAGGGCCCAGCAGGGCACCCTGGAGGAACAAGTGAATGGATGTTAGGGACAGTACAGGAAGAGATGCTCCAAGACATGGAAGCTGGGGTCAGTGTAGGTAGGTCCCAGAGCCCAGAGAGGACAGACATGCTGCCCAGAGGGTGAGCAAGGCCTAAGCTCTGCCCTTGGGTTCCAGTGGCCTGGGGCCATCAATCATGTGGATGCTGGTGTATGGGGTACATGGGAGGCAGATGCAGCTTCCAGGGCCTCAAGATGGAGTGCGGAGGGGGAGACACCTATTGTGGACACCTCCTGTCACCCCTTCAGCTGGGCTCCAGGGAGGACAGAAGGCTGGGATAAAGGTGAAGGTAGGGGAATGTGGTTTTTCAGAAGCAGGAGAGACTTAAATCTGCAGAATGTGCAGCCACACACCCCCGCAACGTCCTAGGTCTCTGTGCCCACACCCTGATCCCCACTGACCTCCCTCAACTCATTCCAGGTCATTGACCACAGCGGTGCCCGCCTTGGGGAGTATGAGGACATATCCAAGGTGGAGAAATATGAGATCTCACAAGAAGCCTATGAACAGAGGCAAGGTACGGGATGCCCAGTGATGGGTGGGGGCCTGTGGGGGCTAGAGGAAGTGTGGAGGCAAGCAGAGGTGTGTGCAGGGGCACACAGGATAGACAGGGACACTGAGGGGAAGTTGGCGCTGTGTGGGGTGGGGTAAGGCTGGCATGGGGACAGATGCGTTGTGGGAGAGCAGTCAGGGTGGACAGACATGAGGTGTGAATGGAAGCTGGGAGGTGTGGGGCATGTGGGAAAACAAACAGGGCCATGGGAAAGGTTCAGGGTGTGAGGGTCTGGTCAGGGGCACAGTGCGGAAGGCCGAGCATGGTGGAATATGTGGACCAGACAGAACAGTGTGCAGACCAGTGCGGTGACAGATCAGAATGTAGGGGGAGGGATGAGGAAGGGGTCGGATGGAGGTAAGTGTGAAGTTGAAGGCCCAGGGAAGATGGGGTAACGTGAAAGGCTGTAGGCAAGCGCCTTCTGTTTATTTTCAGGATTATGGGGAAGCCCAGGGGTTCTGTGGAGAGGTCAGGGCTCTGGTGGGAGACCTGGGGGGGCTTGATGACAGCCCTTCAACACCCAGAACGGGAGAGTTTGTCTCTGGATGTTGGCCCTGTGGGGGTGGCGGGTTATCTCCTCAGGCCAGAGGTCTCCCAGGTCTCTCATGTCTGACCCCCCACCACCCGCTCCACCCACAGACTCAATCCGCTCCTTCCTGAAGCGCAACAAGCTAGGTCGATTCAGTGAAGAAGAGCGGGCCCAGCAAGAGGCCGAGAACTCCAAGCGCCTTATCGAGGAGGAGGCCCAGGCCAGCACCATCCCTGTGGGCAGCCGCTGTGAGGTGCGGGCACCTGGGCAGCCCCCTCGCAGGGGCACTGTCATGTATGTAGGTACGTGGCCCACAGAGGCCTCATGCCCTGCCCTGCAGTGGGCAGTGCTGGGGACTTAGCCTTCAAAGGGATCTCAGTCCAGGAGGGGAGATGGCTCCAGGGGTGACTGACAGCCTAGTATGTTCACAGCAGGGAAGTGGGAAGCAGAGGCCATGTGACCTGGCATGtgacagaggaagcagaggccaGAGGGATCAATTCTAAGGTGAAACCCTGGGGTGCAGTGATCAGAgctgagatggggaaacaagcAGAATTTTTAGGGCTGTGATGGGGGAAGCTCAGGCTGAAGTGATCAGAGCAGTGATGAGGGAAACTGAGGGGGCTGTGTGACCTGCGAGGAAGTACCAGACCCTTGGGAGTaacccaggaaggcttcctgaggGAAGGGCTATCTGAAGGAAAGGGATGAGTGAAGGTGGAAAGGGGGAAGAGGGAGCCAGGGGAGTAGTGAGCGCAAAGGCCATGAAAGGGCTTGGTCTGTGAGCAGGAACAAGCTTGGCTTGTTTGAGGCAGAGAAAGGAAGTCAGCATGGCTAGTGGAGAGTGACAGAGGGAAAAGATGAGGGTCGAGGCCTGGGGCATGGGCAAGGCTGGACTGTGCTAGGCCTCAGGGACAGGAGAGAGCAGTGTGggttatgtttgtttttataaagctttattgagctataatttatataccatatAAAATTCACTCAGAGTACCATTCAGgaattccttggcggtccagtgtttaggaggcacaggttcactccctggtcagagaactaagatcacacaaacCAAGCAGCAtggctaaaagaaaataaaaatgaaaaagagtaccattcattatttttttagtgTGTTCACGGAATTGTGCAACCATACCACAGTCAGTtttacattttcatcaccccaaaagaaatGCTATAACCGTTAGCAGCTATTCCCCATTTAGGAAACCCCAGCTCCTCTAGTCCACATCGGTGGCCGCTAATCCATGTTCTCTCTCTAaaaatttgccttttctgaaagtttcatacaaatggaatcatatgtggtcttttgtgactggattCTTTTACTAGAAGCATAATTTCAAGGAtcgtccatgttgtagcatgtggcagtgttgtgtttttttaatatttgtctgTGGCACGTCTTAGTGGGAAGACCCCTatgaagcatgtgagatctagttccctgaccagaaatcgaacctgggcccaCTGCATTGGGTGTGTGGAgacttagcctctggaccaccagagaagttccagcattatggttttgatttgcatttctgcgTGGCTAATGATATTGAGCCTCTTTTCAGGTGCTTAATGCcttgtgtatgtcttctttagagagaCAGATTATTCagctcttttgcccattttttagttgggttgtttgtctttttggttTTTGAGTGTTATGTTAGGGCTACCATATCAAAGTACCACACACCCTGCATGgcgtaaacaacagaaatttgtttttcacGGTTCTGGAAGCGGGAAGTCTTAGATTAATGCCTTAGCAGCTGTGATTTCTTCTGAGACCTCTCTCTCTGGCTTATAGACAGCCCTCTCCTCTCTTTGTCCTCACATGctcttttcctctgtgtgtagGCACATCCCTGGAGTCTTTGTCCAGATAATCTTTATGAGGATGTCATTCAGCCTGGATTAGATCCCACCCTAATGGCCTCCTTTTAagttaattatctctttaaaggccctgtctccaacACGGTCACATTCTAAACTTCAagggattagggcttcaacatttAAACTTGGGGGAACACAATAAAGCCCATAACAAATTGTTCTTTGTATACCTTAGGTACAgttcccttatcagatatgtgatttacaaatatatatctcccattctgtaggttggttggtggcttttttgttttttgttttagtatttgtttatttggctgcatgaggtcttagttgtggcatgcaggatctttcgctGTGCACGaactctggttgtggtgcacaggcttctgtagttgcagtgtgcaggctcggttgctctgcagcatgtgagatctaagtctcctgaccagggattaaagctGTGTCTCTGCATTgcgaggtggattcttaaccactgggccaccagggaagtccctttttactttcttgatagtgACTTGTGAAgcacaaacatttttatttatcaactccaatttatttttatttttatttttggcttgtgTATAGGGTATTATATCTAAGAAACTAGTACCTTAAACAAGGCCACAAAGAGTTATTCCTGTATTTTCCTCTAAGGGTTTCTAGTTAtaacttacatttaggtctttgaaccattttgaattagtttttgtGTACGGTGTGAGGTGGGagtctaatttcattctcttacatgTGGATATCTAGTCGTCCCAATACAATTTGAGGGAAAGTCTCTTCCTTCCTCATTAAACTGTCTTGGCTCCCTTGTCAGAAATCATTTGGCCATAAACATTGTGGATTTTATGCTGAGTGGGATAGGCAGCCTTTGAGGAATTTGGGGCAAGGTCAGGATAATCcctaggagcctggcgggctacagttcatagggttgcaaagagtcggacacgactgagggactgagaaccccagCGGCGCtgcttcccttttatttttacaaagcCCCCTGTGACTGGGGCTGTTGAGTGAACAAGGGGTCAGAGGTAGGAACAGGGAGACCAGTGAAGGGGCTACCGTATTAGAGTGGGCTGGAGGTGGTGGTTGTCCTGGGTGGTAGCAAGGAGTGGTTTTTACCTGGACAGGCTTTACAGTCAGTGGCAGGCACAAATCTGGGATGAGCTGCGAAGGGAGGCTTCACAAGGATTTCTCCCCTGGGCAGGACTGACAGATTTCAAACCTGGCTACTGGATCGGCGTCCGCTATGATGAACCACTAGGGAAAAACGATGGCAGGTAAAGATCCTCACTctagtgtctgtgtgtgtgcctgtgcgcaCACATGTGTGCGTTTATGTGTAAGTGCATGCGTGGGGGAGCATCTGGAGTAGGAGCCCTCTGACATGCCTCCCGTATCATGTCCTGCAGCGTGAATGGGAAACGCTACTTTGAATGCCAGGCCAAGTACGGCGCCTTCGTCAAGCCATCAGTCGTGActgtgggggacttccctgaagaGGACTACGGTTTGGATGAGATGTGATGGCCAAGGAAGGGCAGCCCCCTGCTCCAGCTAACTTGCCTACTCATTGCCCTTCCCTGTGTGTGCCCATGGCCCTCTCCCCGTGaacctgtttttattttactgactACCCTCGCCATTGACTTTTGAGACACATGTATTAAATTTGCCGAAAACCTGGGAAGTGTTTGGAGGACTCAGTGATTATAGGAGAGGCTGTGGACAGCTGCATGCGTGAGGGTGAAACAGGAGGCTGGGCAAAATCCAAGTTGGGCCTGGTGAGGCTGTAGGTATGTGACGAGTGCATGCGGCCCATGCGTTCTAGAGAGCCTGACCCACCCTGTTTGTCTGCATGTGCGGTAATCCCTCATTAGCTCCTTGAGCGATTCCTGACTGTAATAGTTGAGAGATTCTACTTAATTGTTGCAATTAATTATAACTTCTGGAGAAGAAGTTGGCAGTGGTAGGAGCAACCGCAGTAAGCAGAATGAGGTTGAAATGCTTAGGAGCTGAAGGGGTCCTGGGGCAAGGTGCTCACATGTACCTACAACCTGATAGATACATTCTCCGATGCCTACTGTAATGTACACAGACTCACTCAGATACTCAGAACATTCACACAGCTGGACTGACTTCTGGAGAACACAGACACTACAGATCATAGGTAGAGAAACACAGTCAGTGCACAAAGATTCTCTCCTCCACGTAGGAGAGTGAAGCACACAGGATACACTCAGAGACTGACATCAAACACCTTTGTGGGGTAGAcatacacctacacacacacgcCACACACGCAGATCAATGAAGCTGTCAATCTATAAAGCAGAACTggctgttctttatttttatttgttttggctgcactgggtcttagttgcagctcccaggatcttcattgcagtatgcagactcttagttgcagcgtgcaggatcaagttccctgaccatgggCCCCCTGCATTCAAATCgaggagtcttacccactgaaccaccagggaagtcccctaactgGTTACTTTAGAAAAGGACCCCAAGGCTTAGGTCTATTCCACATGAGGGAGTTGTCAGAGCAAGGAGCACTGGGGGGGTGTCTCCAAATTCTCAATAACTACCAATCAGAGTTCAGCCAGAGTTCAGCAGAACTAGCTAATGGGTTGGCATTTGAGGACCCGAGGCTCACCCTAAAATCAGGCCCACTGTGCACCTCCATGTGACGAGGCTAAAGAACAGGGACAGGAAGATCGTGTGCTTTCCTGGGCACACCGATTGCCCAAAATCACCTTTGAGCTCCAAGCACAGGTCACAGCATCAGCGAATATGAGGATCTGTCCAACTGCAGTGGAAGATCTCAGCAGAAACTTCCCGGGTGTGCTTTAATGGTGTCCAGCTGTCAGCATGGAAGAAGCTGTCCCCATCAGAGGACAATGGAAGGGATCATGCTGGTGATTTCTAAATAGGAAACActtgccatgggcttccctggtgactcagatggtaaagaatctgcctgcaagagacctgggcttaatcgctgggttgagaaggtcccctggagaagggaatggcaaaacccactccagcattcttgcctggagaattccatggacagaggagcctgatgggctacaatccagggggtcgcaaagagttggacatgattgtgTGACCAACACGTCTGTAAAAGTCAACCACAGTTAGGGATTGCGGAGACACATTTCACAGAATAACCTGGTGCTTAAGCTTTAAGGGGGGCCCAGAAAGGAAGGGGGACAGTGGTCAATGTGTTAAGGAAATACCAGCTGCTGTAACCAAtatccccctacacacacactccagtGCAGAGGTTCTGGTTAATTGGCAGCAGTCTCCATGATTCACACACCCAGACTCCATATTGGGGCTCCATCATTTTCTTGTGTTTAGAATTGCCAGCTTCCAGGTGGCAGATAGGGGACGTTTcaccattttctttaaaaatttatgcgTTCCATTTCTGCTTCTATGGGTGAGAACTTGTCAGTCATGCAGCCACTCCTATGCAGAGTGGGCTTTGGAACATAACTCCTGGGCTGAGCAGCTCCCTCCTAGCTACTAACTGAAAACCGACTGTGAATGTGGTGGCTCTAGCATTGACCACCCTTCACAGGGTCACTAGATCCACAGTCTCAGGGGAAGCAGCAGGAAAGGGCTGTGGGATCCACCAGACCCATTAAATCCACAACTGCCCATGCCTGAGCTGCACcatccaccagcctcctcttaaTCCTCAGGTAAATGCAGGTGGAAGACAGTGGATGTCTAGCCCGCTTTCTGCACATTTTTGGAATCCTCGCCACCCCCATGGTATCAGGCTTGATGCTGGTTACAGGCTCATGAACTCCATATGGGCCTGGGAGTTGAAGGCAGACAAACATATAATTACCaagtattttctcttatttttttgacTGTGATATTTCGTATGAAAAAGTTTACTGACCGTAGGGGAAAGGAGAATAAAATCACTAAATCTACCAGGTGGTGCTGGTAGGAGGGAAGGGATGAGATGGAGGATATTTGAATAGTAGTCATGTGAACAAAAGAGGACTAGGCTTTGTGGGCCTGAAGTAATCCTTTCAGTGATTCATGCTGATCAGAAACTTGATCCCGGTGCTAAACACAAAATTAGGGTGAATGCAACTTTTCCCCTGGTTCCTGGAACTGTGATAAATGGCTGACTCAGCATGCTAATGGCTCACTTGAATTCATTCGTGTACCAGTTACAAACTTGGGATAATTCAATAGGTTAAGAGGTAGTATAACCTAATGAGAAAGAGCCTGACAGCCTtggttcaaaccccagctctgtccctcaccagctgGGGTACTGAACAAGTCCTTCTCCCTGGGTTTCAGCCTCATTTCTATTAATTGCGGCCAATAATAGTAATCACCTCAAACGATTTTATGAgcattaaatgagctaatacatCTAAAGCACTTAAATTCAGAGCCAGGCACGCAGGTAAATGCTGTATAAGCCATAGGAATAAAAATGCCTGTATATGGTCAGCAGTTACAGTGCTGGCTTCACTTAATCCTCATTGCGGGTCCTGGCTCCAATTTCTTCGTTTTCTTCCCATCCCATCTTTTCTAGGCCAGGTCTGGGGGCACTCTCTCCTAAAGGGTTTTCCAGGCTGGCACCGGCCTCCCCAAAGTCCCTGAAGCCGCagcaccctaaccctaaccctaactctCTGCGCGGTCCCAGATGCGGGCAATGACCGCTCAGTCGCCGCGGGGGGCAGCAACGCATGCATAGGCCCGCTTTCGCTGGGCGGTGTCTCAGTCTGCCACACGAACTGAGTTTCCCAGAAAACCAAGCGACACCCTCGGTCTTACCTTGTGCAAGTCTGGAAGCGAAGGTCTTTCTCCCTTCCTGCGGCGCGGGGAATTCTGGGGTGAAAGGATTTGGCTCCCTAGCGGAGAGCTGGTCAGTGCAGACGCAGACCTACCGAACCCGCCTTGGTTTAATCAGAGACTAAGAACCAATGTCCTGGTGGGGGCGCCAGAGCTCACTTTCTGGCTGCACTGAAAGAACAGAGGCGACTTCGCGGTCGGCGGTCGGCGTGTTCTTGCCTCCGGCTTGCTTTCCTGCATCTCAGCCGGTCACTCTCCGGGCTCCTGATTAGCTCTCAAGCTGGGTCAAGGCGCAcccatcttaaaggaaaaaaaaaatatgttttccccctttttcttGTCACCCAGCTtcaatgaaaaaagtgaaagtgaaaagtgaaagtcgcacagtcatgtctgactctttgc
Protein-coding sequences here:
- the TBCB gene encoding tubulin-folding cofactor B, giving the protein MEVTGLSAPTVNVFISSSLNSFRSQKRYSRSLTVAEFKCKLQLVVGSPASCMELELHGPDDKFYCKLDQDDALLGSYPVDDGCRIHVIDHSGARLGEYEDISKVEKYEISQEAYEQRQDSIRSFLKRNKLGRFSEEERAQQEAENSKRLIEEEAQASTIPVGSRCEVRAPGQPPRRGTVMYVGLTDFKPGYWIGVRYDEPLGKNDGSVNGKRYFECQAKYGAFVKPSVVTVGDFPEEDYGLDEM